In a single window of the Labrus mixtus chromosome 20, fLabMix1.1, whole genome shotgun sequence genome:
- the LOC132954214 gene encoding G-protein coupled receptor 183-like has product MERNASLPLNSTSIPTLFPFNVTADINATVKPFSVFDGCDNQVEGILFDLTIQCINVVVGIPANILVIAILIHNRKDPSTSDIFLGCLAFMDAYFGVMTPIIFLNLYHWQSKGVWSSIKFSYGVKDTSGPLFLSCICLDRFIAVIFPIMFGQLKHIKYRLSLTILVLCLTFAYSAAKVVGGFPNFEKVFTGEVLATFSWMVICNGTILWTLKKSRGAGKDEMHPMKKKAFKMVLSILCIIVFNYLPLVALFPSEDYYTPDGFRCYVQPVGFAFLNISSTIQPLVYLSRLEKVPFLPETCVKKWCPCVCAEPNKTPPAQNQQP; this is encoded by the coding sequence ATGGAGAGAAATGCATCCTTACCGCTCAACTCCACCTCTATCCCGACTCTGTTCCCCTTCAATGTAACCGCTGACATCAACGCCACAGTGAAGCCCTTCAGTGTGTTTGACGGCTGTGATAATCAGGTGGAGGGCATCCTCTTTGACCTAACCATTCAATGCATCAACGTAGTTGTCGGAATCCCTGCAAACATACTTGTCATTGCAATCCTCATCCACAACCGCAAAGATCCCTCCACCTCAGACATTTTCCTGGGCTGTCTAGCCTTCATGGACGCCTACTTCGGTGTCATGACCCCTATCATTTTCCTTAACCTTTACCACTGGCAGAGCAAGGGGGTGTGGTCTTCCATTAAGTTCTCCTATGGTGTGAAAGACACCAGTGGGCCGTTGTTTCTTTCCTGTATCTGCCTGGATCGCTTTATAGCTGTGATCTTTCCAATCATGTTCGGGCAGCTTAAACACATAAAGTACAGGTTGAGCCTCACCATTCTGGTCCTCTGCCTAACCTTTGCTTACTCAGCAGCCAAGGTTGTTGGTGGCTTCCCCAACTTTGAGAAAGTGTTCACCGGTGAGGTCCTGGCAACATTCAGCTGGATGGTTATATGTAACGGAACCATCCTGTGGACACTGAAGAAGTCCCGTGGAGCAGGAAAAGATGAGATGCACCCCATGAAGAAAAAGGCCTTCAAGATGGTGCTCTCCATCCTTTGTATCATCGTGTTTAACTACCTACCACTTGTAGCGCTGTTTCCCTCTGAAGACTACTACACCCCCGATGGGTTTCGCTGCTATGTGCAGCCTGTGGGCTTCGCTTTCCTCAACATCAGTAGCACCATCCAGCCACTTGTCTATCTGTCTCGTCTGGAAAAGGTTCCTTTTCTCCCAGAAACCTGTGTGAAGAAGTGGTGCCCCTGCGTCTGTGCAGAGCCCAACAAAACCCCACCTGCTCAAAACCAGCAGCCTTAG